The proteins below come from a single Panicum hallii strain FIL2 chromosome 7, PHallii_v3.1, whole genome shotgun sequence genomic window:
- the LOC112900952 gene encoding wall-associated receptor kinase 5-like isoform X1 gives MEARFLLLGLGFLLLLAAQHAPAVAIPGPECQTKCGGVDIPYPFGIGDNCSLSTGFNTSCQEVQPGVYRPFLGKYELLNISLVNGTLRELNHISTYCYNPSSRLMKPDIRSHDARLSPYRFSDVHNKFTVIGCNTLTYIKDRHGTAYQSGCVSTCQNLTDLTNGSCSGMGCCQTAIPKGMHYYEVGFDSGFNTSQIWNFSRCSYAVLMEAESFNFSTTYISTTKFNDTHTGRVPLVMDWAIRNGTMSLSCEEAKLNKTGTYACLSSNSGCVNPRNGPGYLCNCTKGYEGNPYLPDGCHDTDECKKSPCPSGGVCHNTIGGYRCSCRVGLKFSEQNNSCDLDTSLIIGNILTKLESVTLSSAGGILFLAAIVAVLTRRWQRIVQKRLRKIYFRKNKGILLEQLVSLDHNASDGTKIFSLNELEKATNNFDQTRVVGRGGHGTVYKGILSDQRVVAIKRSKVKESIEIEQFINEVAILSQINHRNVVKLHGCCLETEVPLLVYEFISNGTLYDLLQCEQNGILLPLSWEERLRIAVEVAGALAYLHSAASMAILHRDIKCMNILLNDSYTAKVSDFGASKSIPIDQTHLVTAVQGTFGYLDPEYYHTGQLNEKSDVYSFGVILLELLTRKKPIIENGNGERQNLSSFFFEELGKRPLDEVVDREILEEASEEAIMSMARLAEECLSLTREERPTMKDVEMRLQMLRARQGVASRKRRDDEVTRRREAVGANMINGAIPVAAASNHGSRWYSLEQEFVLSCVPR, from the exons ATGGAAGCGCGCTTTCTACTGCTTGGCCTGGGATTTCTGCTTCTTTTGGCGGCACAGCACGCCCCCGCTGTTGCCATTCCTGGCCCTGAATGCCAGACGAAGTGTGGCGGGGTTGACATTCCGTACccgttcggcatcggcgacaaCTGCTCGCTGTCGACAGGCTTTAACACCAGCTGCCAGGAGGTCCAACCTGGTGTCTACAGGCCATTCCTCGGTAAATATGAGCTACTCAACATTTCCTTGGTTAATGGCACTCTCCGGGAGCTGAACCACATCTCTACATACTGCTACAACCCGTCCTCACGTCTCATGAAGCCCGATATTAGGTCGCACGATGCAAGACTTTCCCCGTATCGGTTCTCAGATGTCCACAACAAGTTCACGGTCATAGGGTGCAATACCCTCACCTACATCAAAGACAGGCACGGTACGGCCTACCAGAGTGGGTGCGTCTCAACGTGCCAGAATCTGACAGACTTAACAAACGGATCCTGCTCCGGCATGGGCTGCTGCCAGACAGCAATACCCAAGGGGATGCACTACTACGAGGTCGGCTTCGACAGTGGTTTCAACACAAGCCAAATTTGGAATTTCAGCCGCTGCAGCTACGCCGTGCTGATGGAAGCGGAGTCGTTCAATTTCAGCACCACGTACATCAGCACGACCAAGTTCAACGACACACACACCGGGCGAGTACCCCTGGTGATGGACTGGGCGATAAGAAACGGGACGATGTCGTTGTCGTGTGAGGAAGCCAAACTGAACAAGACGGGCACCTACGCAtgcctcagcagcaacagcgGGTGTGTGAACCCCAGAAATGGACCAGGCTACCTGTGCAATTGCACCAAAGGTTACGAAGGCAACCCGTATCTTCCAGACGGATGTCATG ATACTGATGAGTGCAAGAAGAGCCCATGCCCTTCAGGAGGTGTTTGCCACAACACAATAGGAGGATACCGATGTTCGTGTCGAGTAGGACTTAAGTTTTCGGAGCAAAACAATAGTTGCGACCTTGATACCAGCCTAATAATTGGTAACATCCTCACCAAGCTAGAAA GTGTTACACTAAGCAGTGCCGGTGGCATTCTGTTTCTCGCTGCAATTGTTGCTGTTCTTACTCGGAGGTGGCAGAGAATTGTTCAGAAAAGGCTTAGGAAGATATATTTCCGGAAGAACAAAGGAATTCTCCTAGAACAGCTGGTATCTTTGGACCATAATGCTAGTGATGGCACGAAGATATTCTCTCTTAACGAGCTAGAGAAGGCAACCAACAACTTTGATCAGACACGTGTGGTCGGCCGCGGCGGCCACGGCACGGTCTACAAGGGCATCCTGAGTGACCAGCGTGTGGTGGCTATCAAGAGATCAAAAGTTAAAGAAAGCATCGAGATCGAGCAGTTCATCAACGAGGTGGCCATACTCTCCCAGATCAACCACCGGAATGTGGTGAAGCTCCATGGATGCTGCCTCGAGACTGAGGTGCCTCTACTTGTCTACGAGTTCATCTCCAACGGCACTTTGTACGACCTCCTGCAATGTGAGCAAAATGGCATCTTGCTACCATTATCTTGGGAGGAGCGCCTAAGGATTGCCGTCGAGGTCGCCGGCGCGTTGGCATACCTACATTCAGCGGCTTCGATGGCCATTCTGCATAGAGACATCAAGTGCATGAACATACTTCTGAACGACAGCTACACAGCAAAGGTTTCAGACTTTGGTGCATCGAAGTCAATCCCAATTGATCAAACGCATTTGGTCACCGCCGTGCAGGGCACGTTTGGATACTTGGACCCAGAATACTACCACACCGGCCAGCTCAACGAGAAGAGCGATGTTTACAGTTTCGGTGTCATACTTCTCGAATTATTGACAAGGAAGAAACCAATCATTGAGAATGGGAACGGTGAGAGGCAAAACTTGTCGAGTTTTTTCTTTGAGGAGTTGGGGAAGAGGCCACTCGATGAGGTAGTTGACAGGGAAATTTTGGAGGAAGCAAGCGAGGAAGCGATTATGAGTATGGCTCGGCTGGCTGAGGAGTGCCTCAGCTTGACACGAGAAGAGAGGCCTACCATGAAGGACGTGGAGATGAGGTTGCAGATGCTGAGGGCCCGTCAAGGCGTTGCTTCGAGGAAGAGGAGGGACGACGAAGTGACCCGTCGTCGTGAAGCAGTAGGAGCCAACATGATCAACGGTGCGATTCCGGTGGCTGCTGCTAGTAATCACGGCTCGCGCTGGTACAGCCTAGAGCAGGAGTTTGTGTTGTCATGCGTGCCGCGGTAG
- the LOC112899806 gene encoding adenosine kinase 2-like, with protein MASRLQGILLGMGNPLLDISAVVDEAFLAKYDVKPGNAILAEDKHLPMYDELASKGSVEYIAGGATQNSIRVAQWLLQIPGATSYIGCIGKDKFGEEMKKNAQAAGINAHYHEDENAPTGTCAVCVVGGERSLIANLSAANCYKSEHLKKPENWALVEKAKYIYIAGFFLTVSPDSIQLVAEHAAANNKVFLMNLSAPFICEFFRDAQEKALPYVDYIFGNETEARTFAKVRGWETENVEEIALKISQLPKASGTHKRITVITQGCDPVVVADDGKVKTFPVILLPKDKLVDTNGAGDAFVGGFLSQLVQEKSIDKCVRAACYAANVVIQRSGCTYPEKPDFN; from the exons ATGGCGAGCAGGCTACAGGGCATCCTGCTGGGGATGGGGAACCCACTCCTCGACATCTCTGCTGTCGTCGACGAGGCCTTCCTCGCGAA GTATGATGTCAAGCCGGGCAATGCCATTCTCGCCGAGGACAAGCATTTGCCGAT GTATGATGAATTGGCTAGCAAAGGCAGTGTTGAATACATCGCTGGAG GAGCCACTCAAAACTCTATCAGGGTTGCCCAA TGGCTGCTTCAAATTCCTGGTGCAACAAGTTACATAGGTTGCATTGGAAAGGACAAGTTTGGTGAGGAGATGAAGAAAAATGCACAAGCTGCTGGTATTAAT GCCCATTACCATGAGGATGAGAATGCTCCAACAGGCACATGTGCGGTCTGTGTTGTTGGTGGTGAAAG GTCACTTATTGCAAACTTGTCCGCGGCAAACTGCTACAAGTCTGAACATCTGAAGAAACCAGAGAATTGGGCACTTG TTGAGAAGGCAAAATATATTTATATCGCTGGCTTTTTCCTTACCGTGTCACCGGATTCTATTCAACTTGTTGCTGAGCATGCTGCTGCGAATAACAAG GTGTTTTTGATGAACCTTTCCGCTCCCTTTATCTGTGAGTTTTTCCGTGATGCCCAAGAGAAAGCTCTTCC GTACGTGGACTACATCTTTGGGAATGAAACTGAGGCAAGGACCTTTGCTAAAGTTCGAGGTTGGGAG ACTGAGAACGTCGAGGAGATTGCTCTGAAGATCTCACAGCTGCCCAAGGCTTCAGGTACACACAAGAGGATTACTGTAATCACTCAAGGTTGTGATCCAGTAGTTGTGGCTGATGATGGAAAG GTGAAAACTTTCCCTGTGATCCTTTTGCCTAAGGATAAACTTGTGGATACCAATGGTGCAG GTGATGCCTTTGTTGGAGGCTTTCTATCTCAATTGGTTCAAGAGAAGAGCATCGATAAGTGTGTCAGAGCTGCTTGCTACGCCGCGAACGTTGTCATCCAGCGTTCAGGCTGCACTTACCCTGAAAAGCCTGACTTCAACTAG
- the LOC112900953 gene encoding putative wall-associated receptor kinase-like 16, with protein MEAHFLLLGLGLVLLLAAQHAPAVAIPGPECQTKCGEVDIQYPFGIGDNCSLSEGFNASCQEVQRGVYKPFLGNVELLNISLINGTIRELNPISTYCYNSSGLMDHHTWQFDASLSPYRFSDVHNKFTVIGCNTLAYIYDSSGTGYQSGCVSTCQNLTDLTNGSCSGMGCCQTAIPKGMAYYEVGFDSGFNTSQIWNFSRCSYAVLMEAEAFNFSTAYISMTKFNDTNTGQVPMVLDWAIRNGTMSLSCEEAKLNKTGTYACLSSNGGCVDSRNGPGYLCNCSEGYEGNPYLPNGCRDVDECKNSPCPSGGVCHNTEGGHWCSCRAGRKFSKQSNTCSPDTSLIIGVTVGFLVLVIFFFFGHILLQKRKLNQVKQEHFREHGGMILFERMRSEKGLAFTVFSEAELIQATNNYDKSRIIGKGGHGTVYKGIVKGNMHVAIKRCALIDERQKKEFGQEMLILSQINHKNIVKLVGCCLEVEVPMLVYEFIPNGTLYELIHGKNQALQISFSTLLRIAHEAAEGLNFLHSYASPPIIHGDVKTANILLDENYMAKVSDFGASILAPSDKEQYVTMVQGTCGYLDPEYMQTCQLTEKSDVYSFGVILLEVLTGQQPLKLDGPEMQRSLSSNFLSAMKENNLDAVLPSHLKEQESNELIRGLAELAKQCLDMCGSNRPSMKEIADELGRLRKLSLHPWVRIDAEMETQSLLGGASTASFQIEGAASGYPTQEGENLPMNPRSSYYAR; from the exons ATGGAAGCGCACTTTCTACTGCTTGGCCTTGGACTTGTGCTTCTTCTGGCGGCACAGCACGCCCCCGCTGTTGCAATTCCTGGCCCTGAATGCCAAACAAAGTGTGGCGAAGTTGACATTCAGTATCCGTTCGGCATCGGCGATAACTGCTCGCTGTCAGAAGGCTTTAACGCCAGCTGCCAGGAGGTCCAACGTGGTGTCTACAAGCCATTCCTTGGAAATGTGGAGCTGCTCAACATTTCCTTGATTAATGGCACGATCCGGGAGCTGAACCCCATCTCTACGTACTGCTACAACTCCTCCGGTTTGATGGACCATCATACTTGGCAGTTCGACGCAAGCCTTTCCCCGTACCGGTTCTCAGATGTCCACAACAAGTTCACGGTCATAGGGTGCAATACCCTCGCCTACATCTATGACAGCAGCGGTACGGGCTACCAGAGTGGGTGCGTCTCAACGTGCCAGAATCTGACAGACTTAACAAACGGATCCTGCTCCGGCATGGGCTGCTGCCAGACAGCGATACCCAAGGGGATGGCCTACTACGAGGTCGGCTTCGACAGTGGTTTCAACACAAGCCAAATTTGGAATTTCAGCCGCTGCAGCTACGCCGTGCTGATGGAGGCGGAGGCATTCAATTTCAGCACCGCGTACATCAGCATGACCAAGTTCAACGACACAAACACCGGGCAAGTACCTATGGTCTTGGACTGGGCGATAAGAAACGGGACGATGTCGTTGTCGTGTGAGGAAGCCAAACTGAACAAGACGGGCACCTACGCATGCCTCAGCAGCAACGGCGGGTGTGTCGACTCCAGAAATGGGCCAGGGTACCTGTGCAACTGCTCGGAAGGTTACGAAGGCAACCCGTATCTTCCAAACGGATGTCGTG ATGTTGATGAGTGCAAGAACAGCCCATGCCCTTCGGGAGGTGTTTGCCACAATACGGAAGGAGGGCACTGGTGTTCTTGTCGCGCAGGAAGAAAATTTTCCAAACAAAGCAATACATGCAGCCCTGATACCAGCTTAATAATAG GAGTTACTGTCGGATTTCTTGTTCTCGTGattttcttcttcttcgggCATATACTTCTCCAGAAAAGAAAACTGAACCAAGTTAAGCAAGAACATTTTCGAGAACATGGGGGCATGATTTTATTTGAGAGGATGAGATCAGAAAAAGGTCTTGCTTTCACTGTGTTTAGCGAAGCTGAACTTATACAAGCCACAAACAACTACGATAAGAGCAGAATAATTGGAAAGGGAGGCCATGGAACAGTCTACAAAGGGATAGTTAAGGGCAACATGCATGTTGCGATTAAGCGGTGTGCACTTATCGACGAAAGGCAAAAGAAGGAATTTGGACAAGAAATGCTAATACTCTCCCAGATCAACCACAAGAACATTGTCAAACTTGTGGGCTGTTGCCTTGAGGTGGAAGTTCCGATGTTAGTCTATGAGTTCATCCCAAACGGCACACTGTACGAACTTATCCATGGCAAGAACCAAGCATTACAAATCTCTTTCAGCACCTTATTAAGGATTGCTCATGAAGCAGCCGAGGGGCTTAATTTCCTGCACTCGTACGCATCTCCCCCAATCATCCATGGTGATGTGAAGACTGCTAATATTCTTTTAGATGAAAACTACATGGCGAAAGTGTCGGACTTTGGAGCTTCCATACTAGCCCCATCAGACAAAGAGCAATATGTCACAATGGTCCAAGGTACTTGCGGCTACCTCGACCCTGAGTACATGCAGACATGTCAACTAACAGAGAAAAGTGACGTCTACAGCTTTGGTGTTATCCTACTGGAGGTCCTCACTGGCCAACAACCTCTGAAGTTGGATGGGCCTGAGATGCAAAGAAGCTTGTCGTCGAATTTCCTGTCCGCTATGAAGGAGAACAATCTTGATGCGGTCTTGCCGAGCCACCTGAAGGAGCAAGAGAGCAACGAATTGATCAGAGGCCTCGCGGAGCTAGCCAAGCAGTGCCTGGACATGTGTGGCAGCAACAGACCGTCGATGAAGGAAATTGCCGATGAGCTCGGCAGGTTGAGGAAGCTTTCACTGCATCCTTGGGTACGAATAGATGCTGAGATGGAGACTCAAAGCCTTCTCGGTGGAGCATCGACTGCTAGCTTTCAGATAGAAGGTGCTGCCTCTGGGTATCCTACACAGGAAGGCGAGAACCTGCCCATGAACCCAAGAAGTTCGTACTATGCGAGGTGA
- the LOC112900778 gene encoding auxin-induced protein X10A-like — MKAGSSSRRRRFLNLRAFLHAWRKLAAAQAAAGEWAHPDGGVGGEAIPKDVPRGHTVVYVGEELRRHVVRVSSLDHPLFRELLDRARDEYGFAAADARLCIPCDEDVFLAVLCHVDADRESRMALCS, encoded by the coding sequence ATGAAGGCCGGGTCATCGTCCAGGAGGAGGAGGTTCCTCAACCTCAGAGCGTTCCTCCACGCGTGGAGGAagctcgccgccgcccaggcggcggccggcgagtgGGCGCACCCcgacggcggcgtcggcggcgaggcCATCCCGAAGGACGTGCCGCGGGGCCACACGGTGGTGTACGTCGGGGAGGAGCTGCGGCGGCACGTCGTGAGGGTGTCCTCCCTCGACCACCCGCTGTTCCGGGAGCTGCTGGACCGGGCGCGGGACGAGTACGGCTTCGCCGCCGCGGACGCCAGGCTCTGCATCCCCTGCGACGAGGACGTcttcctcgccgtcctctgCCACGTCGACGCCGACCGAGAGTCGAGGATGGCATTGTGCAGCTGA
- the LOC112900955 gene encoding putative wall-associated receptor kinase-like 16: MPVAIKRCALIDERQKKEFGQEMLILSQINHKNIVKLVGCCLEVEVPMLVYEFIPNGTLFELIHGKNQALQISFSTLLRIAHEAAEGLNFLHSYTSPPIIHGDVKTANILLDENYMAKVSDFGASILAPSDKEQYVTMVQGTCGYLDLEYMLTCQLTEKSDVFSFGVILLVVLTGQEPLKLNGPETERSLSSNFLSAMKENNLDAVLPIHVKGQESNELIRGLAELAKHYLDMCGSNRPSMKEIADELGRLRKLSLHPWVQIDAEMETQSLLGGASTASFQKEGAASGYPTQEGENLPMNPSSSYYAR, translated from the coding sequence ATGCCGGTTGCGATTAAGCGGTGTGCACTTATCGACGAAAGGCAAAAGAAGGAATTTGGACAAGAAATGCTAATACTCTCCCAGATAAACCACAAGAATATTGTCAAACTTGTGGGTTGCTGCCTTGAGGTGGAAGTTCCAATGTTAGTCTATGAATTCATCCCAAATGGCACCCTGTTTGAACTTATCCATGGCAAGAACCAAGCATTACAAATCTCATTCAGCACCTTATTAAGGATTGCTCATGAAGCAGCTGAAGGTCTCAATTTCCTACACTCGTACACATCTCCTCCAATCATCCATGGTGATGTGAAGACTGCCAATATTCTTTTAGATGAAAACTACATGGCCAAAGTGTCAGATTTTGGAGCCTCCATACTAGCCCCATCCGACAAAGAGCAATATGTCACAATGGTTCAAGGTACTTGTGGCTACCTGGATCTTGAATACATGCTAACATGCCAACTGACAGAGAAAAGCGACGTCTTTAGCTTTGGTGTTATCCTTCTAGTGGTCCTCACAGGCCAAGAACCTCTGAAGTTGAATGGGCCTGAAACGGAAAGAAGCCTGTCGTCAAATTTCCTGTCCGCTATGAAGGAGAACAATCTTGATGCGGTCTTGCCGATCCATGTAAAGGGGCAAGAGAGCAACGAATTGATCAGAGGCCTCGCGGAGCTAGCCAAGCACTACCTGGACATGTGTGGCAGCAACAGACCGTCGATGAAGGAAATCGCCGATGAGCTCGGTAGGTTGAGGAAGCTTTCACTGCATCCTTGGGTACAAATAGATGCTGAGATGGAGACTCAAAGCCTTCTCGGTGGAGCATCGACTGCTAGCTTTCAGAAAGAAGGTGCTGCCTCTGGGTATCCTACACAAGAAGGCGAGAACCTGCCCATGAACCCAAGCAGTTCGTACTATGCGAGGTGA
- the LOC112900952 gene encoding wall-associated receptor kinase 1-like isoform X2, whose translation MEARFLLLGLGFLLLLAAQHAPAVAIPGPECQTKCGGVDIPYPFGIGDNCSLSTGFNTSCQEVQPGVYRPFLGKYELLNISLVNGTLRELNHISTYCYNPSSRLMKPDIRSHDARLSPYRFSDVHNKFTVIGCNTLTYIKDRHGTAYQSGCVSTCQNLTDLTNGSCSGMGCCQTAIPKGMHYYEVGFDSGFNTSQIWNFSRCSYAVLMEAESFNFSTTYISTTKFNDTHTGRVPLVMDWAIRNGTMSLSCEEAKLNKTGTYACLSSNSGCVNPRNGPGYLCNCTKGYEGNPYLPDGCHDTDECKKSPCPSGGVCHNTIGGYRCSCRVGLKFSEQNNSCDLDTSLIIGVTLSSAGGILFLAAIVAVLTRRWQRIVQKRLRKIYFRKNKGILLEQLVSLDHNASDGTKIFSLNELEKATNNFDQTRVVGRGGHGTVYKGILSDQRVVAIKRSKVKESIEIEQFINEVAILSQINHRNVVKLHGCCLETEVPLLVYEFISNGTLYDLLQCEQNGILLPLSWEERLRIAVEVAGALAYLHSAASMAILHRDIKCMNILLNDSYTAKVSDFGASKSIPIDQTHLVTAVQGTFGYLDPEYYHTGQLNEKSDVYSFGVILLELLTRKKPIIENGNGERQNLSSFFFEELGKRPLDEVVDREILEEASEEAIMSMARLAEECLSLTREERPTMKDVEMRLQMLRARQGVASRKRRDDEVTRRREAVGANMINGAIPVAAASNHGSRWYSLEQEFVLSCVPR comes from the exons ATGGAAGCGCGCTTTCTACTGCTTGGCCTGGGATTTCTGCTTCTTTTGGCGGCACAGCACGCCCCCGCTGTTGCCATTCCTGGCCCTGAATGCCAGACGAAGTGTGGCGGGGTTGACATTCCGTACccgttcggcatcggcgacaaCTGCTCGCTGTCGACAGGCTTTAACACCAGCTGCCAGGAGGTCCAACCTGGTGTCTACAGGCCATTCCTCGGTAAATATGAGCTACTCAACATTTCCTTGGTTAATGGCACTCTCCGGGAGCTGAACCACATCTCTACATACTGCTACAACCCGTCCTCACGTCTCATGAAGCCCGATATTAGGTCGCACGATGCAAGACTTTCCCCGTATCGGTTCTCAGATGTCCACAACAAGTTCACGGTCATAGGGTGCAATACCCTCACCTACATCAAAGACAGGCACGGTACGGCCTACCAGAGTGGGTGCGTCTCAACGTGCCAGAATCTGACAGACTTAACAAACGGATCCTGCTCCGGCATGGGCTGCTGCCAGACAGCAATACCCAAGGGGATGCACTACTACGAGGTCGGCTTCGACAGTGGTTTCAACACAAGCCAAATTTGGAATTTCAGCCGCTGCAGCTACGCCGTGCTGATGGAAGCGGAGTCGTTCAATTTCAGCACCACGTACATCAGCACGACCAAGTTCAACGACACACACACCGGGCGAGTACCCCTGGTGATGGACTGGGCGATAAGAAACGGGACGATGTCGTTGTCGTGTGAGGAAGCCAAACTGAACAAGACGGGCACCTACGCAtgcctcagcagcaacagcgGGTGTGTGAACCCCAGAAATGGACCAGGCTACCTGTGCAATTGCACCAAAGGTTACGAAGGCAACCCGTATCTTCCAGACGGATGTCATG ATACTGATGAGTGCAAGAAGAGCCCATGCCCTTCAGGAGGTGTTTGCCACAACACAATAGGAGGATACCGATGTTCGTGTCGAGTAGGACTTAAGTTTTCGGAGCAAAACAATAGTTGCGACCTTGATACCAGCCTAATAATTG GTGTTACACTAAGCAGTGCCGGTGGCATTCTGTTTCTCGCTGCAATTGTTGCTGTTCTTACTCGGAGGTGGCAGAGAATTGTTCAGAAAAGGCTTAGGAAGATATATTTCCGGAAGAACAAAGGAATTCTCCTAGAACAGCTGGTATCTTTGGACCATAATGCTAGTGATGGCACGAAGATATTCTCTCTTAACGAGCTAGAGAAGGCAACCAACAACTTTGATCAGACACGTGTGGTCGGCCGCGGCGGCCACGGCACGGTCTACAAGGGCATCCTGAGTGACCAGCGTGTGGTGGCTATCAAGAGATCAAAAGTTAAAGAAAGCATCGAGATCGAGCAGTTCATCAACGAGGTGGCCATACTCTCCCAGATCAACCACCGGAATGTGGTGAAGCTCCATGGATGCTGCCTCGAGACTGAGGTGCCTCTACTTGTCTACGAGTTCATCTCCAACGGCACTTTGTACGACCTCCTGCAATGTGAGCAAAATGGCATCTTGCTACCATTATCTTGGGAGGAGCGCCTAAGGATTGCCGTCGAGGTCGCCGGCGCGTTGGCATACCTACATTCAGCGGCTTCGATGGCCATTCTGCATAGAGACATCAAGTGCATGAACATACTTCTGAACGACAGCTACACAGCAAAGGTTTCAGACTTTGGTGCATCGAAGTCAATCCCAATTGATCAAACGCATTTGGTCACCGCCGTGCAGGGCACGTTTGGATACTTGGACCCAGAATACTACCACACCGGCCAGCTCAACGAGAAGAGCGATGTTTACAGTTTCGGTGTCATACTTCTCGAATTATTGACAAGGAAGAAACCAATCATTGAGAATGGGAACGGTGAGAGGCAAAACTTGTCGAGTTTTTTCTTTGAGGAGTTGGGGAAGAGGCCACTCGATGAGGTAGTTGACAGGGAAATTTTGGAGGAAGCAAGCGAGGAAGCGATTATGAGTATGGCTCGGCTGGCTGAGGAGTGCCTCAGCTTGACACGAGAAGAGAGGCCTACCATGAAGGACGTGGAGATGAGGTTGCAGATGCTGAGGGCCCGTCAAGGCGTTGCTTCGAGGAAGAGGAGGGACGACGAAGTGACCCGTCGTCGTGAAGCAGTAGGAGCCAACATGATCAACGGTGCGATTCCGGTGGCTGCTGCTAGTAATCACGGCTCGCGCTGGTACAGCCTAGAGCAGGAGTTTGTGTTGTCATGCGTGCCGCGGTAG
- the LOC112900956 gene encoding wall-associated receptor kinase 2-like: MDRHTWQFDASLSPYRFSDVHNKFTVTGCNTLAYIYADSTGMGYQSGCVSTCQNLTDLADGSCSGLGCCQPAIPKGMGYYVVGFDSGFNTSQIWNFSRCSYAVLMEVEAFNFSTAYISATKFNDTNTGRVPVVLD; the protein is encoded by the coding sequence ATGGACCGTCATACTTGGCAGTTCGACGCAAGCCTTTCCCCGTACCGGTTCTCAGATGTCCACAACAAGTTCACGGTCACAGGGTGCAATACCCTCGCCTACATCTATGCTGACAGCACCGGTATGGGCTACCAGAGTGGGTGCGTCTCAACGTGCCAGAATCTGACAGACTTAGCAGATGGATCATGCTCCGGCTTGGGCTGCTGCCAGCCAGCGATACCCAAGGGGATGGGCTACTACGTGGTCGGCTTTGACAGTGGTTTTAACACAAGCCAAATTTGGAACTTCAGCCGCTGCAGCTACGCCGTGCTCATGGAGGTGGAAGCATTCAATTTCAGCACCGCGTACATCAGCGCGACCAAGTTCAACGACACAAACACCGGGCGAGTACCCGTGGTCTTGGACTAG